One Spinacia oleracea cultivar Varoflay chromosome 4, BTI_SOV_V1, whole genome shotgun sequence DNA segment encodes these proteins:
- the LOC110790833 gene encoding scopoletin glucosyltransferase-like, whose product MGAKPKELHVVLFPFMAHGHMIPTLDIARLFAARDGVMATIITTPLNVATFTKAIGNGKKIEAPVINIEAFRFPAKEAGLPQGLENLEQVLGSELMNGFFKATEMLSEQLDHYLEKVRPNCLVADMFFPWATDLASKFNIPRLVFHGISSFSLCAQEVIRLHEPFKNVSSDEETFVLPYLPHEIQLTRLQISEELRNSEDSDYKRRTISFKESELKSYGVIVNSFYELEPDYADLFRKEFGRRLWNIGPVSLSNRSIEDKAQRGKQASIDEHECLKWLNSKKPDSVIYICFGSTASFIAAQLHEIAMAVEASGQQFIWVVRNGKNEEWLPTGFEQRMKEKGMIIRGWAPQVIILEHEAIGAFVTHCGWNSTLEGISAGVPMVTWPIFAEQFYNEKLVTQILKTGVPVGAKKWSRTPSIECLVKKDAIVKALTEIMAGKETDERRNRAKNLKEMARKAVEQGGSSYMDLSELINEIRGYQLLQLNEEV is encoded by the coding sequence ATGGGTGCTAAACCTAAAGAACTCCATGTAGTTCTCTTCCCATTCATGGCACACGGTCACATGATTCCAACCCTTGATATAGCAAGACTCTTTGCAGCTCGTGATGGCGTGATGGCGACCATCATCACAACCCCTCTCAATGTTGCCACCTTCACCAAAGCCATTGGAAACGGAAAGAAAATTGAAGCCCCAGTTATTAACATTGAGGCATTCAGGTTTCCGGCTAAAGAAGCTGGCCTACCTCAAGGATTAGAAAACCTAGAGCAAGTGTTAGGGTCTGAACTTATGAATGGGTTCTTCAAAGCTACAGAGATGCTAAGCGAGCAACTCGATCATTACTTGGAGAAGGTCCGTCCTAATTGTCTCGTTGCTGACATGTTCTTTCCATGGGCAACTGACCTTGCATCTAAGTTCAACATCCCAAGGCTAGTCTTCCACGGGATttcctccttttctctttgtgcACAAGAAGTTATTAGGCTACATGAGCCCTTTAAGAATGTTTCCTCTGATGAAGAGACATTTGTTCTTCCTTACCTACCCCATGAGATACAGTTGACAAGACTGCAAATTTCAGAAGAATTAAGGAATAGTGAGGATTCAGACTACAAAAGGAGGACGATTAGCTTCAAGGAATCAGAGCTCAAGAGTTACGGGGTGATTGTTAACAGCTTTTATGAGTTGGAACCTGATTATGCAGACTTATTCAGGAAAGAATTTGGAAGAAGGCTATGGAATATAGGCCCTGTCTCACTGAGCAACAGAAGCATAGAGGATAAAGCACAGAGAGGCAAACAGGCTTCAATAGATGAGCATGAGTGCTTGAAATGGCTTAACTCAAAAAAGCCTGACTCAGTTATTTACATCTGTTTTGGAAGCACAGCAAGTTTTATAGCAGCTCAATTGCACGAGATAGCAATGGCTGTGGAAGCCTCGGGACAACAGTTTATCTGGGTTGTGAGAAATGGAAAGAATGAAGAATGGTTGCCAACAGGATTTGAACAGAGGATGAAAGAGAAAGGGATGATAATAAGGGGGTGGGCTCCACAGGTGATAATCTTGGAGCATGAGGCCATAGGAGCATTCGTGACTCACTGTGGATGGAATTCGACACTAGAAGGGATCTCGGCTGGTGTGCCAATGGTTACATGGCCTATTTTTGCCGAGCAATTCTATAACGAAAAATTAGTGACTCAGATTTTGAAGACTGGCGTCCCAGTTGGAGCTAAAAAGTGGAGTAGGACACCTTCAATAGAGTGTCTCGTGAAGAAGGATGCTATAGTGAAAGCATTGACAGAAATCATGGCAGGAAAAGAGACTGATGAGAGGAGAAACAGAGCAAAGAATTTAAAGGAAATGGCACGGAAGGCTGTTGAACAAGGTGGCTCTTCATACATGGACTTAAGTGAATTGATAAATGAGATAAGAGGTTATCAACTCCTACAACTAAATGAGGAAGTATAA